One genomic window of Desulfuromonas sp. AOP6 includes the following:
- a CDS encoding integron integrase has translation MSKSIGGGASESQFWRNYQNILVQKQVNPQHFQWYVKWCQQFTKFIGALPLMDCQPAHVSVFLDNLKSNRDIEEWQYSQARTALWYLFRDYLKISWAADGQRSRAVPQYPSRPPALSEAHQATLKKLRSTLVGRQYAKRTVGAYLDWATRFLGYYPHRKIADLDAAAVRAYLSDLAETHNVAVNTQKQALNALVFLFQESEKIPLGDFSDFARARKPIKVPVVLSRDEVSALLRELPSPLSLMANLLYGGGMRLMEVIRLRIKDVDFALGQIVVRDGKGRKDRITMLPEICLDPLKQQIAEARLIHAQDLDKNYGEVWLPSALIKKYPGAARDWRWQYVFPASRMSVDPESGKVRRHHFDESAVQRAVREAARQVGLSKTVTPHTLRHSFATHLLESGYDIRTVQELLGHADVATTMIYTHVLSRPGIGVRSPLDAV, from the coding sequence ATGTCTAAATCTATTGGGGGTGGTGCGTCTGAATCTCAATTCTGGCGAAACTATCAAAATATTTTGGTTCAGAAACAGGTCAATCCGCAGCATTTTCAGTGGTATGTCAAATGGTGTCAGCAGTTTACCAAATTTATTGGCGCATTGCCATTAATGGATTGCCAACCCGCACATGTCTCGGTTTTTCTCGATAACCTGAAGTCAAACAGGGATATCGAGGAGTGGCAGTATAGTCAGGCTCGTACGGCTTTGTGGTACCTGTTCCGTGATTATCTGAAGATTTCCTGGGCTGCAGATGGCCAGAGGAGTCGAGCGGTACCTCAATATCCTTCAAGACCTCCGGCTCTTTCCGAAGCCCATCAGGCAACGCTGAAGAAGCTGCGCAGCACTCTGGTCGGCCGTCAGTATGCCAAACGCACGGTAGGTGCCTACCTGGATTGGGCGACGAGGTTTCTGGGCTACTATCCCCATCGAAAAATTGCCGATCTGGATGCCGCTGCCGTCAGGGCTTACCTGTCCGATCTGGCTGAGACGCACAACGTGGCGGTCAATACGCAGAAGCAGGCTCTCAATGCTCTGGTCTTTCTTTTTCAGGAATCGGAAAAAATTCCCTTGGGGGATTTTTCCGACTTTGCCAGAGCCAGAAAGCCCATCAAGGTGCCGGTGGTGCTCTCACGCGATGAGGTTTCGGCTTTATTGCGAGAGCTGCCCTCCCCGTTGTCTTTGATGGCCAACTTGCTCTATGGGGGTGGAATGCGTCTCATGGAGGTGATCCGCTTGCGCATCAAGGATGTGGATTTTGCGCTGGGCCAGATTGTGGTGCGCGATGGCAAGGGGCGCAAGGATCGCATCACCATGCTGCCTGAAATCTGTCTTGATCCCCTTAAGCAGCAGATTGCCGAGGCTCGCCTGATTCATGCTCAGGATCTGGACAAGAACTACGGGGAGGTTTGGCTGCCCTCGGCCCTGATAAAAAAATATCCCGGTGCCGCCCGGGACTGGCGCTGGCAGTACGTCTTTCCGGCATCGCGGATGAGCGTCGACCCCGAGAGCGGCAAGGTGAGGCGTCATCATTTTGATGAGTCGGCGGTGCAGCGCGCGGTCCGTGAGGCTGCCCGCCAGGTCGGCCTGAGCAAGACGGTGACGCCCCACACCTTGCGCCATTCCTTTGCGACCCATTTGCTTGAGTCGGGTTATGATATCCGTACGGTACAGGAGCTTTTAGGCCACGCGGATGTCGCGACGACCATGATCTATACCCATGTGCTGAGCCGGCCGGGTATCGGGGTGCGCAGCCCTTTGGACGCGGTATGA
- a CDS encoding GNAT family N-acetyltransferase, giving the protein MAADADQQDDDLRIREITIDDFPVVFHIGEELFTSDYSPSMYRTWDEYEITTLYNSDSELCLVAEYRGLILGFALGTTVAKSNSAWKYGYLVWLGVKPGIQKGGVGSALFKEIKRRMREQGVRMIIIDTDADNVAGIRFFEKQGFGNPQQHVYMTLNLSRKSKRKRIKPI; this is encoded by the coding sequence ATGGCTGCCGATGCTGACCAGCAAGACGACGACCTGCGTATCCGCGAGATAACCATCGATGATTTTCCGGTGGTCTTTCATATTGGGGAAGAGTTGTTTACCTCTGATTACTCGCCCAGCATGTATCGCACCTGGGACGAGTACGAAATCACCACCCTTTACAATTCGGACAGCGAGCTGTGCCTGGTGGCGGAATACCGGGGATTGATTCTGGGCTTTGCCCTGGGCACCACGGTGGCGAAGAGCAATTCGGCCTGGAAATACGGCTACCTGGTATGGCTGGGGGTGAAGCCGGGCATCCAGAAGGGCGGCGTAGGTTCGGCGCTATTCAAGGAGATCAAGCGGCGCATGCGCGAGCAGGGGGTGCGCATGATTATTATCGATACTGACGCCGATAACGTGGCGGGTATCCGCTTTTTTGAGAAGCAGGGTTTTGGTAATCCTCAGCAGCATGTCTACATGACCCTCAACCTTTCACGCAAGAGCAAGCGCAAGAGGATCAAACCTATATGA
- a CDS encoding M20/M25/M40 family metallo-hydrolase — MSDRLERVWHAINPARLRTTLMEMLEIYSPAGKEEDVQLYLEEFLQRAGFAVERQEVEEDRFNLRVTMGSAPPRLYLVGHVDTVPAWDLEEFEPVEEWGVVRGLGSADMKGGCAAMVETFLALASLPETERPPVGLLLVVGEEENGDGSATFLQTETPPWVVIGEPTSLAPCFSHYGYLEAGLVTRGRRIHSSLPELGHNAIESMLRVLLHLGRHPLFSRETPELVYSIRELSSARAGFVVPDRCEAWIDIHLPPEVDPAAVRQEMETQVEEATGFVDSLEIEMTFTFDSRGYRLAVDNWLSGVLEDVYPRLNLPLQHDAFRSHSDGNLFFEAGVKPLILGPGSLETAHTPDEQTTLGQVEDAARIYAALCLAAES; from the coding sequence ATGAGTGATCGCCTGGAGCGCGTATGGCACGCCATCAACCCGGCCCGTCTGCGCACGACGTTGATGGAGATGCTGGAGATCTATTCGCCGGCGGGCAAGGAGGAGGATGTTCAGCTCTACCTGGAAGAGTTTCTGCAGCGGGCGGGATTTGCCGTGGAGCGGCAGGAGGTGGAGGAGGACCGCTTCAACTTGCGGGTGACGATGGGGAGCGCGCCGCCGCGCCTCTACCTGGTCGGTCATGTCGATACGGTGCCGGCCTGGGATCTGGAAGAGTTCGAGCCGGTGGAAGAGTGGGGTGTGGTGCGTGGCCTCGGTAGCGCCGACATGAAAGGGGGCTGCGCCGCCATGGTGGAGACCTTTTTGGCCCTGGCCTCCCTGCCGGAGACGGAGCGGCCGCCGGTAGGGCTGCTGCTGGTGGTGGGCGAGGAGGAGAACGGCGACGGCAGCGCGACTTTTTTGCAGACCGAGACGCCGCCCTGGGTGGTGATCGGCGAGCCGACCTCGCTGGCGCCCTGCTTCAGCCATTACGGTTACCTGGAGGCGGGGCTGGTTACGCGTGGCCGCCGTATCCATTCCTCACTGCCCGAGCTGGGCCACAACGCCATCGAGTCGATGCTGCGGGTGCTCCTGCACCTGGGGCGCCATCCTCTGTTCAGTCGCGAGACGCCGGAGCTGGTCTATTCCATCCGCGAGCTCAGTTCGGCGCGGGCCGGTTTCGTCGTGCCCGACCGCTGCGAGGCCTGGATCGACATCCACCTGCCGCCCGAGGTTGATCCGGCCGCCGTGCGGCAGGAGATGGAGACACAGGTCGAGGAAGCCACGGGCTTCGTGGACAGTCTTGAGATCGAGATGACCTTCACCTTCGATTCCCGCGGCTACCGCCTGGCCGTCGACAACTGGCTGTCCGGGGTGCTGGAGGACGTCTATCCGCGCCTGAATCTGCCCCTGCAGCATGACGCCTTCCGCTCCCATTCGGACGGCAACCTCTTTTTCGAGGCCGGCGTGAAGCCCCTCATTCTCGGCCCTGGTTCCCTGGAAACGGCCCACACGCCCGATGAACAGACGACCCTGGGACAGGTCGAGGACGCCGCCCGTATCTACGCCGCCCTCTGTCTGGCGGCGGAGTCATAG
- a CDS encoding tetratricopeptide repeat protein, which produces MTAETKDMIKRGIDAAERGNMVEAIHLLEHAAKDAKTPMVRSYLAYCLAREHRQLKQAASMCHEAMQLEPNNPVHYLNLGRIYILADQKYRAIQTFRKGLKLGRNARIMAELKNLGLRKPSVFPALSRDNPLNKFLGILSSKLGVR; this is translated from the coding sequence ATGACAGCAGAAACCAAAGACATGATCAAACGGGGGATTGACGCCGCCGAGCGCGGCAATATGGTGGAGGCGATTCACCTGCTGGAGCATGCGGCCAAGGACGCCAAGACGCCCATGGTACGGTCGTATCTGGCGTACTGTCTGGCGCGGGAGCACCGGCAGCTGAAGCAGGCGGCCAGCATGTGTCACGAGGCCATGCAGCTCGAACCGAACAACCCGGTGCACTATCTCAACCTGGGCCGCATCTACATTCTGGCTGACCAGAAGTATCGTGCCATTCAGACGTTTCGCAAGGGGCTCAAGCTGGGGCGTAATGCCCGCATCATGGCCGAGCTCAAGAATCTGGGGCTGCGCAAGCCCTCTGTCTTTCCTGCCCTTTCCCGCGACAACCCGCTCAATAAATTCCTCGGCATTTTGTCCTCTAAACTGGGAGTCCGTTGA
- the glpD gene encoding glycerol-3-phosphate dehydrogenase codes for MTDRDEYASVRWQRDLTRLAGRRFDALIIGGGINGAGLARDLALRGLQVALVEKSDFASGTSSTSTKLIHGGLRYLETYSFHLVFESQRERRTLQHIAPHLVRPLSFLIPVYRGDPRPLWMIRAGLTLYDLLALFRNTHRHSILSAREALQQEPVLQDAGLVGVARYWDCRMDDARLCLENVLAAVEAGAEAANYAEVVELVKREGRTCGAIVRDRESGAELEVEAEVVVNTAGPWLDKVCALDGDTDNKLRPTRGTHIVVPRISRGGEALYLSSKSDARLFFVVPWGDYSLVGTTDVDYAGDPDAVTPTEDDIDYLLAESGRHLRDHQLQRQDVLAAFAGLRPLVAEESVKASRVSREHRIFVSPSGLISVGGGKYTTYRAMAAEMADLVVRRLGRGQPDCRTARLPLPGGKTGDFDAYVQDRLAALCGRSGLSPRVMEHLLGIYGSRIDQVLALGRREPGLLQPVVPGSALLGVQVAYAADFELARTLEDVLRRRSNLALEEGRGLAEAEAVAELLGTRLQVPAARQQEWLQNYRRVTNGQGKEKA; via the coding sequence ATGACGGACAGGGATGAGTACGCCAGTGTTCGCTGGCAGCGCGATCTGACGCGTCTTGCCGGCCGGCGTTTCGACGCGCTCATTATCGGTGGCGGCATTAACGGCGCCGGGCTGGCTCGGGACCTGGCCCTGCGCGGCTTGCAGGTGGCCCTGGTGGAGAAGAGCGATTTCGCCTCGGGTACCTCGAGCACCTCGACCAAGCTCATCCACGGCGGCCTGCGCTATCTGGAAACCTACAGTTTTCATCTGGTCTTCGAGTCCCAGCGAGAGCGGCGGACTCTGCAGCATATCGCTCCCCACCTGGTGCGACCCCTTTCTTTTCTTATCCCCGTCTACCGCGGCGATCCCCGTCCGCTCTGGATGATCCGGGCTGGCCTCACCCTCTACGATCTGCTCGCGCTTTTCCGTAACACCCATCGTCACAGCATCCTTTCCGCCCGGGAAGCTTTGCAGCAGGAACCGGTGCTGCAGGACGCCGGTCTGGTCGGCGTGGCCCGGTATTGGGACTGTCGCATGGACGACGCCCGCCTCTGTCTTGAAAACGTGCTGGCGGCCGTGGAGGCCGGCGCCGAGGCGGCCAACTACGCTGAGGTGGTGGAGTTGGTCAAACGGGAAGGGCGCACCTGCGGCGCGATTGTGCGTGATCGGGAGAGCGGCGCCGAACTGGAGGTGGAGGCCGAGGTGGTGGTCAACACGGCCGGCCCCTGGCTGGACAAAGTCTGTGCCCTGGATGGCGACACCGACAACAAGCTGCGCCCGACCCGGGGCACCCACATCGTGGTGCCGCGCATCAGTCGGGGAGGCGAGGCGCTCTACCTGAGCTCCAAGAGCGACGCCCGTCTTTTTTTCGTCGTTCCCTGGGGTGATTATTCGCTGGTGGGCACCACCGACGTGGACTATGCCGGTGACCCTGACGCGGTGACGCCGACAGAGGACGATATCGATTATCTGCTGGCCGAGTCGGGCCGTCACCTGCGTGATCACCAGCTGCAGCGCCAGGATGTGCTGGCGGCCTTTGCCGGTCTGCGCCCCCTGGTGGCGGAAGAGTCGGTGAAGGCTTCCCGCGTCTCCCGCGAACATCGCATCTTTGTTTCCCCCTCGGGGCTGATTTCCGTCGGTGGCGGCAAATATACCACCTATCGTGCCATGGCCGCCGAGATGGCCGACCTGGTCGTCAGGCGCCTGGGGCGGGGACAGCCGGACTGCCGAACCGCCCGTCTGCCGCTGCCGGGCGGGAAGACGGGCGACTTCGACGCCTATGTTCAGGATCGCCTTGCCGCGCTCTGCGGACGCAGCGGGCTGTCGCCGCGGGTCATGGAACACCTGCTGGGCATTTACGGCAGCCGCATCGACCAGGTGCTGGCGCTGGGCCGCCGTGAGCCCGGTCTGCTGCAGCCGGTTGTCCCCGGCTCAGCGCTGCTGGGGGTACAGGTGGCTTACGCCGCTGACTTTGAGCTGGCCCGCACGCTGGAGGACGTTCTGCGCCGCCGCAGCAACCTGGCCCTGGAAGAGGGGCGTGGGCTGGCTGAAGCGGAGGCGGTGGCCGAACTGCTGGGAACCCGTCTGCAGGTGCCGGCGGCGAGGCAGCAGGAATGGCTGCAGAACTACCGTCGCGTCACTAATGGCCAAGGAAAGGAAAAAGCATGA
- a CDS encoding leucyl aminopeptidase: MNLVLKKGSPLQQKTACLVLGVFEGKFKTPLLKELDQALDGALGRAVRDGEFTGKVRETVLFHPGKALLAERVLLVGLGKEKSAGLEYLRQAAGTVVGVLQSRRVTSFACNFLSLPVRGGDLTERAQAVSEGLLLGTYRFDRFRTENGKELPPPMKDGVLLVEKQAEVTAARRGLDEARAICRGVCLARDLVNEPGNVKSPEYLAETARSLAAEAGFAVRVLERPTLEQEGFGGLLGVAQGSEREPRLIVMEYSGGSAEAKPIVLVGKGVVFDAGGISLKPAEKMDEMKMDMAGAAAVLGTFQAVAALKLPVNLVGIVPAVENMPSGSAMRPGDILTSLSGRTIEVLNTDAEGRLILADALTWAKRYEPRLIIDLATLTGACVIALGHQATAVLGNHDGLIRQLIRAGESSGERLWQLPLWEEYAAQLKSEVADIKNTGGRPAGTITAAAFLQKFAEDTCWAHLDIAGTAWEEKGRPYVPKGGTGVGVRLLVHYLKTATGA, encoded by the coding sequence ATGAATCTGGTTCTGAAAAAGGGTTCTCCTCTACAGCAGAAGACGGCCTGTCTGGTGCTGGGGGTTTTTGAAGGCAAGTTCAAGACGCCCTTGCTCAAGGAGCTCGATCAGGCGCTGGATGGCGCCCTGGGGCGGGCTGTGCGGGACGGTGAATTCACCGGCAAGGTGCGCGAGACCGTTCTTTTTCATCCCGGCAAGGCCCTGCTGGCGGAAAGAGTGCTGCTGGTCGGACTGGGCAAGGAAAAGAGCGCCGGCCTCGAATATCTGCGTCAGGCGGCGGGAACGGTGGTCGGTGTCCTGCAGTCGCGCCGCGTCACCTCCTTTGCCTGCAATTTCCTCAGTCTCCCTGTGCGGGGAGGTGATCTGACGGAGCGGGCGCAGGCCGTGAGCGAAGGCTTGCTGCTGGGGACGTATCGTTTTGATCGCTTCCGCACGGAGAACGGCAAGGAGCTGCCTCCCCCCATGAAGGACGGAGTGCTGCTGGTGGAAAAACAGGCGGAGGTGACCGCTGCCCGCCGGGGACTGGATGAAGCGCGCGCCATCTGCCGGGGCGTCTGTCTGGCCCGGGATCTGGTCAACGAGCCCGGCAACGTGAAATCCCCCGAATATCTGGCCGAGACGGCCCGCTCCCTGGCCGCGGAAGCAGGCTTCGCCGTGCGGGTGCTGGAGCGGCCGACCCTGGAACAGGAGGGTTTCGGTGGCCTGCTCGGCGTGGCGCAGGGGAGTGAACGTGAGCCCCGCTTGATCGTCATGGAGTACAGCGGCGGCAGCGCGGAAGCCAAACCGATCGTGCTGGTGGGCAAGGGCGTGGTTTTTGATGCCGGCGGTATCTCGCTCAAGCCGGCGGAGAAGATGGATGAGATGAAGATGGACATGGCCGGAGCCGCCGCTGTGCTGGGGACCTTTCAGGCCGTGGCGGCGCTGAAGTTGCCCGTCAACCTTGTCGGCATCGTGCCGGCGGTGGAGAACATGCCCTCGGGTTCGGCCATGCGTCCGGGGGATATTCTCACCTCCCTGTCCGGTCGTACCATCGAGGTGCTCAACACCGACGCCGAGGGACGCCTGATTCTGGCTGATGCCCTGACCTGGGCCAAGCGCTACGAGCCGCGTCTGATCATCGACCTCGCCACGCTGACGGGAGCCTGCGTCATCGCTCTCGGTCACCAGGCCACGGCGGTGCTGGGCAACCACGATGGTCTTATCCGGCAGCTCATACGGGCCGGCGAAAGCAGCGGCGAGCGCCTCTGGCAGCTGCCCCTGTGGGAAGAGTACGCCGCCCAGCTCAAAAGCGAGGTGGCCGACATCAAGAATACCGGAGGGCGACCGGCCGGGACCATCACCGCCGCCGCCTTTCTGCAGAAGTTTGCCGAGGATACCTGCTGGGCGCATCTGGACATTGCCGGCACGGCCTGGGAGGAGAAGGGGCGGCCCTACGTACCCAAGGGGGGGACAGGGGTCGGCGTCCGCCTCCTCGTCCATTATCTCAAAACGGCGACAGGAGCTTAG
- the ettA gene encoding energy-dependent translational throttle protein EttA has protein sequence MSNEGNKVIYSMIGVSKFYNKKPVLKDIYLSYFYGAKIGVLGLNGSGKSSLLRILAGVDKDFNGKTILSDGYTVGYLEQEPLLDDNRTVRQIVEEGVQETVDLLKEFEEINMKFAEPMSDDDMAALCDRQAQVQEKLDAQDAWDLDSRLEMAMDALRCPPGEAQVAVLSGGEKRRVALCRLLLQKPDILLLDEPTNHLDAETVGWLEQHLQRYAGTVIAVTHDRYFLDNVAGWILELDRGEGIPWKGNYSSWLEQKQERLRQEEKAESNRQKTLERELEWIRMSPKGRHAKGQARISAYEKLLGQENEKRSQDLELYIPPGPRLGNVVIEAQEVSKAYGERLLVENMTFNLPPGGLVGVIGPNGAGKTTLFRMISGQEQPDTGSIRIGDTVKLAYVDQSRTLEPEKTIWQEISGGQEQIQLGKQLISSRGYVSRFNFSGSDQQKKVGSLSGGERNRVHLAKMLREEANVLLLDEPTNDLDVNTMRALEEALENYAGCAVVISHDRWFLDRIATHILAFEGDSRVVWFEGNYSEYEADRKARLGAAADQPHRIKYRQLTR, from the coding sequence ATGAGCAACGAAGGCAACAAAGTCATCTATTCGATGATCGGCGTCAGCAAGTTCTATAACAAGAAGCCGGTCCTCAAGGATATCTATCTGTCCTACTTCTATGGCGCCAAAATCGGCGTCCTCGGCCTCAACGGCTCGGGCAAGAGCTCGCTGCTGCGCATTCTGGCCGGGGTAGATAAAGATTTCAACGGCAAGACCATCCTTTCGGACGGCTACACTGTCGGCTATCTGGAGCAGGAGCCGCTTCTTGACGACAACCGCACCGTGCGGCAGATCGTCGAGGAGGGCGTGCAGGAAACCGTGGATCTGCTCAAGGAATTCGAAGAGATCAACATGAAGTTCGCCGAGCCGATGAGCGACGATGACATGGCGGCGCTCTGCGACCGGCAGGCCCAGGTGCAGGAAAAACTCGACGCCCAGGACGCCTGGGATCTCGACTCGCGGCTGGAGATGGCCATGGACGCCCTGCGCTGTCCGCCCGGGGAGGCACAGGTTGCCGTCCTCTCCGGCGGGGAAAAGCGCCGCGTGGCTCTGTGCCGTCTGCTGTTGCAGAAACCGGACATCCTGCTGCTGGACGAACCCACCAACCACCTCGACGCCGAGACCGTCGGCTGGCTGGAGCAGCATCTGCAGCGCTATGCCGGCACCGTCATCGCCGTCACCCACGACCGTTATTTTCTCGACAACGTCGCGGGCTGGATCCTGGAGCTGGACCGCGGCGAGGGCATTCCCTGGAAGGGCAACTATTCGTCCTGGCTGGAGCAGAAACAGGAGCGCCTGCGTCAGGAGGAGAAGGCCGAATCGAACCGGCAGAAGACGCTGGAGCGCGAACTGGAGTGGATCCGCATGTCCCCCAAGGGGCGTCATGCCAAGGGGCAGGCCCGCATCAGCGCCTACGAAAAACTGCTGGGCCAGGAGAACGAAAAGCGCTCCCAGGATCTGGAGCTTTACATTCCGCCGGGGCCCCGTCTCGGCAACGTGGTCATCGAGGCCCAAGAGGTCAGCAAAGCCTACGGCGAGCGTCTGCTGGTGGAGAACATGACTTTCAACCTCCCGCCCGGCGGCCTCGTCGGCGTCATCGGTCCCAACGGCGCCGGCAAGACGACTCTGTTCCGCATGATCAGCGGGCAGGAACAGCCCGATACCGGCAGTATCCGCATCGGGGATACGGTGAAGCTGGCCTATGTCGACCAGAGCCGCACCCTTGAACCTGAAAAGACCATCTGGCAGGAGATCTCCGGCGGCCAGGAACAGATCCAGCTCGGCAAGCAGCTGATCAGCTCCCGCGGCTACGTGTCCCGCTTCAACTTCTCCGGTTCTGACCAGCAGAAGAAGGTCGGCAGCCTCTCCGGCGGCGAGCGCAACCGCGTGCACCTGGCCAAGATGCTGCGCGAGGAGGCCAACGTGCTGCTGCTGGACGAGCCGACCAATGACCTTGACGTCAACACCATGCGGGCGCTGGAAGAAGCCCTGGAGAACTACGCCGGCTGCGCCGTGGTCATCAGCCATGACCGCTGGTTTCTCGACCGCATCGCCACCCACATCCTCGCTTTCGAGGGGGACAGCCGTGTGGTCTGGTTCGAGGGGAACTATTCGGAATACGAGGCCGACCGCAAAGCCCGCCTCGGCGCCGCCGCTGACCAGCCCCACCGCATCAAGTACCGGCAGCTCACCCGCTGA